Proteins encoded within one genomic window of Halobacteroides halobius DSM 5150:
- the brxL gene encoding BREX system Lon protease-like protein BrxL, with the protein MEALDNKIKEIYSNQIVNKDLTIKLKQKLNLPTYVIDNLLLNHQGTDHVEELYQLLQDQIVNPKDNLKVQDKIRHQGSLTVIDKITAKSITGKDSYLAHLMKLGIKKAKISNQIVKGHPKLFGVGLWAKVKISYLGSKATKKSEFKIEDLSPCERTTFSLEEFKEKSSQLNKNERLFLLLRSIGIEPTQLSNRQQLLLLTRLIPFVEKNYNFIELGPRGTGKSYLYRQLSNQSILVSGGKTTVANLFYNMGTKEVGLVGNWDVIAFDEVAYIDFKDKTAIQILKDYMESGAFSRGKEEIDAAASMIFLGNINTDLSILLRDSNLFEPLPDKMKDMALIDRFHYYLPGWEINKIKEESLTKAYGLESGYLALMFNKLRELDFTNVVEEHFILDEEMDIRDKRAVKKTVSGYLKLLHPSGEFTQEDLQVYLELALEGRKRVKEQLTKLGSFEYEEISFEYTSCSSDEKYYPVLPEYNISQGFKRRLAKPGTVYVGQIINGQKFALLRIEVDIKPGSGKLLFVNKQIKQGLKQDVRKTFLFIKRGNGRFDLRKKLANYDFSINITIISEGIDADISNPVFLAIYSALNNKSVSHGLLVTEESSLYRKPDNSYIIEAVKVSVPGDKKRVRTLLPLKKNNLFVQVPSQVIEQAPVFIEV; encoded by the coding sequence GTGGAGGCACTAGATAATAAAATAAAAGAAATATACTCAAATCAAATTGTTAATAAAGATTTAACAATTAAACTTAAACAAAAGTTAAATCTTCCGACTTATGTAATCGATAATTTGTTGTTGAATCACCAAGGAACCGATCATGTAGAAGAGCTTTATCAGTTATTACAAGATCAAATAGTTAATCCTAAGGATAATTTAAAGGTGCAGGATAAAATTAGACATCAAGGTAGTCTAACTGTTATAGATAAGATAACTGCTAAATCTATAACTGGAAAAGATAGTTATTTGGCCCATTTAATGAAGTTAGGGATTAAAAAAGCTAAAATTTCTAATCAGATAGTTAAAGGGCACCCTAAATTATTTGGTGTGGGATTGTGGGCCAAGGTCAAAATAAGCTATCTAGGATCAAAAGCTACAAAAAAGAGTGAGTTTAAAATTGAAGATTTGAGCCCTTGTGAAAGGACAACTTTTAGTTTAGAAGAGTTTAAGGAGAAGTCAAGTCAACTTAATAAAAACGAGCGGCTATTTTTATTACTAAGGAGTATTGGAATTGAGCCAACCCAATTATCTAACCGACAACAGTTACTTTTGCTAACGAGATTAATTCCTTTTGTAGAAAAAAATTATAATTTTATAGAATTAGGCCCCAGAGGAACAGGGAAGTCGTATCTTTATCGCCAATTATCAAATCAGTCTATTTTGGTATCAGGAGGAAAAACAACTGTAGCTAATCTCTTTTATAATATGGGAACTAAAGAGGTTGGACTAGTTGGTAACTGGGACGTTATTGCTTTTGATGAAGTAGCTTATATTGATTTTAAAGATAAGACTGCAATTCAAATTTTAAAGGATTATATGGAATCAGGAGCGTTTAGCCGTGGGAAAGAAGAAATTGATGCTGCCGCTTCAATGATTTTTTTAGGGAATATCAATACTGACCTTAGTATTTTATTAAGAGATAGCAACTTATTTGAACCTTTACCTGATAAAATGAAAGATATGGCCTTAATTGATCGGTTCCATTATTATTTACCTGGCTGGGAGATTAATAAAATAAAAGAAGAGAGTTTAACAAAAGCTTATGGGTTAGAGAGTGGATATTTAGCTTTAATGTTTAATAAATTAAGGGAACTTGATTTCACAAATGTAGTAGAGGAGCATTTTATACTTGATGAAGAAATGGATATTAGAGATAAGCGGGCAGTAAAAAAGACAGTATCTGGCTATCTTAAATTATTACATCCTAGTGGTGAATTTACTCAAGAAGATCTGCAAGTATATCTTGAGTTAGCTCTAGAAGGAAGAAAGCGGGTTAAAGAACAGTTAACTAAACTCGGTTCTTTTGAATATGAAGAAATAAGTTTTGAATACACTAGTTGTTCATCAGATGAAAAATATTACCCTGTGCTTCCGGAGTATAATATAAGCCAAGGGTTTAAAAGAAGGTTAGCTAAACCGGGAACTGTTTATGTAGGTCAGATTATTAATGGGCAAAAATTTGCTTTACTAAGAATAGAAGTTGATATAAAACCTGGCAGTGGCAAATTATTATTTGTTAATAAACAGATAAAGCAAGGACTAAAGCAGGATGTTAGAAAGACTTTCTTATTTATTAAGCGAGGAAATGGTCGTTTTGATTTAAGAAAGAAGTTAGCAAATTATGATTTTAGTATTAATATAACTATTATTTCAGAAGGAATTGATGCTGATATAAGTAATCCCGTTTTTCTAGCTATTTATTCCGCTTTAAATAATAAATCAGTCTCTCATGGGCTATTAGTTACTGAAGAAAGTAGTCTCTATCGTAAACCAGATAATAGTTATATAATAGAGGCTGTTAAAGTTAGTGTTCCAGGTGATAAAAAAAGAGTAAGAACACTATTACCTTTAAAGAAAAATAATCTTTTTGTTCAAGTCCCAAGTCAAGTAATAGAACAAGCTCCTGTTTTTATTGAGGTTTAA
- the rlmH gene encoding 23S rRNA (pseudouridine(1915)-N(3))-methyltransferase RlmH, which yields MKLRVIAVGKIKENYIQQGINEFITRLERHTDVEVTEAKAERIKGSLSSAEMEQVKEKEADRIIKQLNNRAYTIALDPHGKPMTSKGLAKSINNLQVQGYSSIEFIIGGTLGLHSKVREEADYVLTFSHMTFTHEMIRLILLEQVYRAFKIMKGEPYHH from the coding sequence ATGAAACTGCGTGTTATAGCAGTAGGTAAGATTAAGGAGAATTACATTCAACAGGGAATTAATGAGTTTATAACTAGATTAGAACGTCATACAGATGTAGAAGTAACTGAAGCTAAAGCAGAAAGAATCAAAGGTAGCTTAAGTTCAGCAGAAATGGAACAAGTTAAGGAAAAAGAAGCTGACAGAATTATTAAGCAGTTAAATAATAGAGCTTATACAATTGCTCTAGATCCACATGGTAAACCAATGACATCTAAAGGCTTAGCTAAATCAATCAATAATCTGCAAGTGCAAGGTTATAGTAGTATTGAATTTATTATTGGGGGTACACTAGGTTTACATAGTAAAGTTCGAGAAGAGGCAGATTATGTTTTAACTTTTTCTCATATGACTTTTACCCATGAGATGATTCGGTTGATTTTATTAGAACAGGTCTATCGAGCATTTAAGATTATGAAAGGTGAACCATATCATCACTAA
- a CDS encoding S1C family serine protease encodes MDSLFTDRKYSGLKVYLLLVVIALLLGGGLIYFISLQQTHSQQEVKSNQETKTVKVESHRLSKEDAIITVVDKVAPAIVKITTKKEKIVSDFFAWQTKRTVKGQGSGVIIDQDGYIVTNNHVIDQADQIKVILSDGDKSYQGKIVGRDPVTDLAVIKINPGSEKLPVVKIGNSNNLEVGQLAIAIGNPYGFSETVTTGVISALGRQIQLQKSTGLINMIQTDAAINPGNSGGALLNSQGEVIGINTAIIEQAQGIGFAIPINVVKEITKELIAKGEVVRPWLGIYASSINSKLAKEYDLAVKHGVYIFNVIEGSPAFKVNLQNGDIITKIDQKIITSMARLKDILQEYQVNDKINLTIYRAGKKKEISVKLAKMPQDY; translated from the coding sequence ATGGACTCGTTATTTACTGATAGAAAATATTCTGGTTTAAAGGTCTACTTATTATTGGTTGTAATAGCTTTATTATTAGGTGGTGGATTGATTTATTTTATTAGTCTCCAACAAACTCATTCACAACAAGAAGTTAAATCAAACCAAGAAACAAAAACTGTTAAAGTGGAAAGTCATAGATTAAGTAAAGAAGATGCAATTATTACAGTAGTTGATAAAGTAGCCCCAGCAATTGTAAAAATTACTACTAAAAAGGAGAAGATAGTCTCTGATTTTTTTGCGTGGCAGACTAAACGTACAGTAAAGGGCCAAGGTTCAGGAGTAATCATTGATCAAGATGGTTATATTGTGACGAATAATCATGTGATTGATCAGGCGGATCAGATTAAGGTTATTTTATCAGATGGAGATAAAAGCTACCAAGGAAAAATAGTCGGACGTGATCCCGTTACAGACTTAGCAGTAATTAAGATCAATCCTGGGTCAGAAAAACTTCCTGTGGTTAAGATAGGGAATTCGAATAATCTAGAAGTAGGCCAATTGGCAATAGCAATTGGTAACCCTTATGGCTTTTCGGAAACTGTTACAACAGGAGTAATTAGTGCTTTAGGACGACAAATTCAGTTACAAAAAAGCACCGGTTTAATTAATATGATTCAGACTGATGCTGCAATTAACCCCGGTAATAGTGGAGGGGCTTTATTAAATAGTCAAGGAGAAGTAATTGGAATTAATACAGCAATTATTGAACAGGCTCAAGGAATTGGATTTGCTATTCCGATCAATGTAGTTAAAGAAATTACTAAGGAGTTAATTGCTAAAGGAGAGGTAGTTAGGCCTTGGTTAGGAATTTATGCTTCGAGTATAAACTCTAAGTTAGCTAAAGAGTATGATCTGGCAGTTAAGCATGGTGTGTATATTTTTAATGTAATAGAAGGTAGTCCTGCTTTTAAAGTTAACTTACAAAACGGAGATATTATTACTAAAATAGATCAAAAGATAATTACTAGTATGGCTAGACTTAAAGATATCTTGCAGGAGTATCAAGTTAATGATAAGATTAATTTGACAATTTATAGAGCAGGAAAGAAGAAAGAAATTAGTGTTAAGTTAGCTAAAATGCCACAAGATTACTAG
- a CDS encoding MBL fold metallo-hydrolase, which yields MQLCVLASGSSGNAIYIASQERKVLIDAGLSGKETSRRLAQIDVDIHDLDAILLTHEHGDHLTGAGVIARKCKIPIYATDGTWQVGEEKLGKLTSSQKLIVKQGFNIGNLKINPFSISHDAKEPVGYTVSSDGKKLAIATDMGVVTKEVRAEINDADLVVLESNHDLEMLKIGPYPWSLKKRVMGPQGHLSNDDAADLIVELANKKASRILLAHLSQDNNIPELAFLTIKNMLVDDGLEIGQDIELDFTSQDQISKLYQVG from the coding sequence TTGCAATTATGTGTTTTAGCAAGTGGTAGTTCAGGGAATGCAATTTATATTGCTAGTCAAGAACGGAAGGTTTTAATAGATGCAGGGCTAAGTGGAAAAGAGACTAGTCGTCGTTTGGCACAAATTGATGTTGATATTCATGACTTAGATGCTATTTTATTAACCCATGAGCATGGTGATCATCTTACTGGAGCTGGGGTAATAGCTAGAAAGTGCAAGATTCCTATTTATGCTACTGATGGAACCTGGCAGGTAGGTGAAGAGAAATTAGGCAAGTTGACTTCTAGCCAGAAGTTAATTGTTAAGCAAGGCTTTAATATTGGTAATTTAAAGATTAACCCTTTTAGTATATCCCATGATGCTAAAGAACCTGTAGGATATACTGTTAGTTCTGATGGTAAAAAGCTAGCAATAGCTACCGATATGGGAGTAGTAACAAAAGAAGTTAGAGCAGAAATTAATGATGCTGACTTAGTAGTTTTAGAATCTAACCATGATCTCGAGATGCTTAAAATTGGCCCTTACCCCTGGTCATTGAAAAAAAGAGTAATGGGCCCGCAAGGCCATCTATCTAATGATGATGCAGCAGACTTAATAGTTGAACTGGCTAATAAAAAGGCAAGTCGTATATTATTGGCCCATTTAAGCCAAGATAATAATATACCTGAACTAGCTTTTCTAACAATTAAGAATATGCTAGTAGATGATGGACTGGAGATAGGTCAAGATATTGAATTAGATTTTACTTCTCAAGATCAAATATCTAAACTTTACCAAGTAGGTTAG
- a CDS encoding CheR family methyltransferase, translating into MDFEAFINQVSQKIKVDFTSYKQKRVKRRTKNFIKKHNLSDYKSCFDKIKTDPQFKREFLEHMTINTTEFFRNPDNYKYLQEEVLPKLLKKHNKIKIWSAASSIGCEAYTIAIILNQLGVGPKRYEIKATDIDSTALATARKGKYKPTNLKKVDQSIIDQYFTKENNNYLLDAKIKQQVKFKRLNLLKDDYETNINLILCRNVFIYFTKEIKNRLTQKLSQALTDDGILFLGNTEYLLQPKKYNLEKLYTSFYKKA; encoded by the coding sequence ATGGATTTTGAAGCTTTTATAAATCAAGTATCCCAAAAAATTAAAGTAGACTTTACTAGTTATAAACAAAAAAGAGTTAAACGACGTACAAAAAACTTCATAAAAAAGCATAATTTATCTGATTATAAATCCTGTTTTGATAAAATAAAAACAGATCCTCAATTTAAGAGAGAATTCTTAGAGCATATGACTATTAATACTACAGAATTCTTCCGTAACCCAGATAATTATAAATATTTACAAGAAGAAGTACTGCCTAAGTTATTAAAAAAGCATAATAAAATTAAAATTTGGAGTGCTGCATCATCTATTGGTTGTGAAGCTTATACAATTGCAATCATCCTCAATCAATTAGGGGTTGGCCCTAAGCGTTATGAAATTAAAGCAACTGATATTGATTCTACAGCATTAGCTACCGCTCGTAAAGGGAAATATAAACCAACTAACCTTAAAAAAGTTGATCAATCAATTATTGATCAATATTTCACTAAAGAAAATAATAACTATCTCCTTGATGCTAAAATTAAACAACAAGTTAAATTTAAAAGACTAAACCTACTTAAAGATGACTATGAAACAAATATAAATTTAATCTTGTGTAGAAATGTCTTTATTTATTTTACCAAAGAGATAAAAAATAGGCTAACTCAAAAACTAAGTCAAGCTTTAACTGATGATGGAATTTTATTTTTAGGAAATACAGAATATCTACTGCAACCTAAAAAATATAATCTAGAAAAATTATATACATCCTTTTATAAAAAGGCTTAA
- the hflX gene encoding GTPase HflX: protein MTYFNLNRQYLEIIFPEIKQGRLTGIAKQQLGLKEADTFNYVDIVYKLEEELSHVETHQIKQSQERAILVGSKEESLKELKNLTTTAKVEVVTNLTIRDRVVDPAYYIGQGKVSQIKRTLINQQANVIIFDDELTPAQYSNLEEGLGVKVIDRTQLILDIFAQQAQTKEGQLQVELAQLKYLLPRLIGQGAKMSRLGGGIGTRGPGETKLEIDRRRIRKRIHRLKKDLKKIRKNRQLQRKNRRHPVISLVGYTNAGKSTVMNLLTKAEVEAKGRLFATLDSTLRQIKLPIGRQVIVSDTVGFIKKLPHDLIAAFKATLEEIKEANLLLHVVDSSHPNLKERMAVVHDELEDLGVLDKEIITVFNKADLVADNKLDLLQRDYPNSVVISALHGKGKERLLNKISSFIVQGMIKVKLKLSYDKANWLDRIYQEGRVLNRSYDNQGIKLEAQIPNRLAAKLKKYKI from the coding sequence TTGACTTATTTTAATTTAAATAGACAGTACTTAGAGATTATCTTTCCTGAAATTAAACAAGGTAGATTGACTGGTATAGCAAAGCAACAACTTGGATTAAAGGAAGCTGATACATTTAATTATGTAGATATTGTCTATAAATTAGAAGAAGAATTAAGTCATGTAGAAACTCATCAAATAAAACAAAGTCAAGAACGGGCTATTTTGGTAGGAAGTAAAGAAGAAAGCCTAAAAGAGTTAAAAAATCTAACTACTACAGCAAAAGTAGAAGTAGTAACAAACTTAACAATTAGAGATAGAGTAGTAGATCCCGCCTATTACATAGGCCAAGGGAAAGTTAGTCAAATAAAGCGAACTTTAATTAACCAGCAAGCTAATGTAATTATTTTTGATGATGAATTAACTCCAGCTCAATATAGTAATCTAGAAGAGGGTTTAGGTGTAAAAGTAATAGATAGAACCCAATTGATTTTAGATATCTTTGCCCAACAAGCTCAAACTAAAGAAGGCCAACTACAAGTAGAATTAGCTCAACTAAAGTATTTATTGCCTAGACTAATCGGTCAAGGAGCTAAAATGTCCCGATTAGGTGGCGGTATAGGTACTAGAGGGCCTGGTGAGACTAAATTAGAGATAGACCGTAGAAGAATCAGAAAAAGAATCCATCGGTTAAAAAAAGATTTAAAGAAGATAAGAAAGAATCGTCAGTTACAGCGTAAAAATCGACGTCATCCAGTCATTTCATTAGTAGGCTATACTAATGCAGGTAAATCAACTGTAATGAATTTATTGACTAAAGCAGAAGTGGAAGCTAAAGGTAGGTTGTTTGCTACTTTAGATTCTACTTTACGTCAAATAAAGTTACCAATAGGTAGGCAAGTGATTGTTAGTGATACAGTTGGATTTATTAAAAAGTTACCACATGATTTGATAGCTGCTTTTAAAGCAACTTTAGAAGAGATTAAGGAAGCTAATTTATTATTACATGTGGTTGATAGTAGTCATCCTAATTTAAAAGAAAGAATGGCAGTAGTTCATGATGAATTAGAAGATTTAGGTGTATTAGATAAAGAGATAATTACTGTTTTTAATAAAGCAGACCTAGTAGCAGATAATAAGTTAGATTTATTACAACGAGATTACCCTAATAGTGTAGTTATATCAGCTTTGCATGGCAAAGGGAAAGAAAGATTACTAAATAAAATTTCTTCCTTTATTGTTCAAGGAATGATTAAAGTTAAGCTTAAATTGTCTTATGATAAAGCCAATTGGCTAGATCGAATATATCAAGAAGGGCGAGTACTAAATAGAAGTTATGATAATCAAGGAATTAAATTAGAGGCTCAAATACCTAATAGGTTAGCAGCTAAATTAAAGAAGTATAAAATTTAA
- a CDS encoding redox-sensing transcriptional repressor Rex, giving the protein MKEIRTPATTVERLPLYYRCLQKLSEQQVEVISSKDLGNMLGIPSTQVRKDLSYYGEFGRRGVGYEVSVLLKNLEKILGLDNDWEIVLIGAGNLGQALVNYGNFRNLGLEINYALDVDQGKIGNHLGDVKIHSVSELDDLVQEKDIRIAIVAVPADSAQQIANKLVANGVEAIWNFAPTRLEVPEEIEVRNEDLSIGLISLTYHLSE; this is encoded by the coding sequence ATGAAAGAAATAAGAACTCCAGCAACAACAGTAGAGAGGTTACCTCTTTATTACCGCTGTTTACAAAAATTGTCAGAACAACAAGTAGAAGTTATTTCATCTAAGGATTTAGGGAATATGTTAGGAATTCCTTCTACCCAGGTAAGAAAAGATTTATCTTATTATGGTGAATTTGGGAGAAGAGGAGTAGGATATGAGGTATCTGTTTTATTAAAGAACTTAGAGAAGATTTTAGGTTTGGATAATGATTGGGAGATTGTCTTGATAGGGGCTGGGAACTTGGGCCAAGCTCTAGTTAACTATGGCAACTTTAGGAATTTAGGCCTTGAAATAAATTATGCTTTAGATGTAGACCAAGGTAAGATTGGGAATCATTTAGGAGATGTAAAAATTCATTCTGTATCTGAATTGGATGATTTAGTACAAGAAAAGGATATTAGAATTGCTATTGTAGCTGTACCAGCAGATTCAGCTCAACAGATTGCTAACAAATTAGTTGCTAATGGAGTAGAAGCTATTTGGAATTTTGCTCCTACTAGATTAGAGGTACCTGAAGAAATTGAAGTTCGTAATGAAGATCTATCTATCGGCTTAATCAGTCTAACTTATCACCTATCGGAGTAA
- the lgt gene encoding prolipoprotein diacylglyceryl transferase, translating to MNSTYLDPIAFKLGPLTVYWYGIIMASAVLIGLLLATNEAKRRNIDPELIIDLVIWGIPCAIIGARTYYVIFQWDYYSQHPQEIIAIWHGGLAIHGALIAALLAGVTFAYKKGVSFLKLTDIAAPSIILGQAIGRWGNFMNQEAHGGPVSRNFLESLHLPYWIIEQMQINGIYYHPTFLYESIWNLLVFLFLTLYWKKQDFLKPGEVFLSYISLYSFGRFFIEEMRTDSLMLGSFKMAKVISVVIILFSVGIGYYNHYIKN from the coding sequence ATGAATTCAACTTATCTTGATCCTATAGCTTTTAAACTAGGTCCTCTAACTGTTTACTGGTATGGAATTATTATGGCGTCTGCTGTATTAATTGGATTACTATTAGCTACTAACGAGGCTAAACGAAGAAATATCGATCCTGAATTAATTATAGATCTTGTCATTTGGGGGATTCCTTGTGCAATTATTGGAGCACGTACTTATTATGTCATCTTTCAATGGGATTATTATAGTCAACACCCTCAAGAAATTATTGCTATTTGGCACGGAGGGCTAGCTATTCATGGTGCCTTAATTGCTGCTTTATTAGCCGGGGTTACCTTTGCCTATAAAAAAGGAGTGTCCTTTTTAAAACTAACTGATATAGCTGCTCCTAGTATTATTTTAGGACAGGCTATTGGTAGATGGGGTAATTTTATGAACCAAGAAGCTCATGGTGGCCCAGTCAGTAGAAATTTTTTAGAAAGCTTGCATCTACCGTATTGGATTATAGAACAAATGCAAATTAATGGCATCTATTATCATCCTACATTTTTATATGAATCAATCTGGAACTTATTAGTTTTCCTATTCTTAACTCTTTACTGGAAAAAACAAGACTTCCTCAAACCTGGTGAAGTATTTTTAAGTTATATTAGTCTTTATTCTTTCGGTCGTTTCTTCATTGAAGAGATGAGAACAGATAGCTTAATGTTAGGTTCTTTTAAAATGGCTAAAGTAATTAGCGTTGTTATAATTTTATTTTCTGTTGGAATTGGCTACTATAATCATTATATTAAAAACTAA
- a CDS encoding P1 family peptidase, with amino-acid sequence MKDYITDVPGIKVGHAHSKEGMTGCTVILTEKGATTGVDVRGSAPGTRELALLDPINTVDKAHAILLTGGSAFGLSAADGVMTTLENKKIGFNVGVTKVPIVPAAVLFDLEVGDYQIRPNATMGQQATKNASSTETRLGKVGAGMGCTVGKLLGIEQASPSGLGSASLQLTDEIYVGALVAVNAFGDILDKKGKIIAGCKDEQGDFINTYQAMKEEEIKGFGKNTTIGVVATNVQLTKTEANKVAQVAHNGYAKHIRPVHTMLDGDTIFALSTGDKRIDINLLATAASQVMGQAIVKAIDNV; translated from the coding sequence ATGAAAGATTATATCACTGATGTACCTGGAATTAAAGTAGGTCATGCCCATAGTAAAGAAGGAATGACAGGATGTACTGTTATTTTAACTGAAAAAGGAGCTACTACTGGAGTAGATGTTAGAGGATCGGCACCTGGTACTAGAGAACTAGCCCTTTTAGATCCTATTAATACAGTAGACAAAGCTCATGCTATTTTATTAACTGGAGGAAGCGCTTTTGGATTATCTGCTGCAGATGGAGTTATGACTACTCTAGAAAACAAAAAAATCGGCTTTAATGTAGGCGTTACTAAAGTACCTATTGTTCCTGCAGCTGTTCTATTTGATCTTGAGGTTGGGGATTATCAAATCAGACCTAATGCTACAATGGGCCAACAAGCAACCAAAAATGCTTCTTCCACTGAAACTAGACTAGGAAAAGTAGGAGCTGGGATGGGATGTACTGTAGGAAAACTACTAGGCATAGAGCAAGCTAGTCCTAGTGGTTTAGGTAGTGCCAGCCTACAATTAACAGATGAAATTTATGTTGGAGCTCTAGTAGCAGTTAATGCCTTTGGAGATATTTTAGATAAGAAAGGAAAAATTATTGCTGGCTGTAAGGATGAACAAGGAGATTTCATCAATACTTATCAAGCAATGAAAGAAGAAGAAATAAAAGGTTTTGGTAAAAATACCACCATTGGGGTAGTTGCAACCAATGTTCAATTAACCAAAACCGAAGCTAACAAGGTAGCTCAAGTAGCTCATAATGGTTATGCAAAACATATTCGTCCTGTCCACACTATGTTAGATGGAGATACTATTTTTGCTTTAAGTACAGGTGATAAAAGGATAGATATTAATCTGCTAGCTACAGCAGCTAGTCAAGTAATGGGCCAAGCGATCGTAAAAGCAATTGACAATGTATAA
- a CDS encoding thymidine kinase yields MHGYYGSVETGWLEVITGVMFSGKSSELIRRVERAMIAEQDILVFKPSIDNRYSDTEVTTHTGNKITAEIVDNVSDINHKIKEKKETDTIDVVAIDEGQFFSEELVPLADELAQQGLRVIIAGLDTDFAGRGFKPIPELMARAEYVTKLHAVCVKCANPATRNQRLIAGQPASIDDPVVVVGAGSTTEWDDNPRRDEEYEARCRRCHEVKK; encoded by the coding sequence GTGCATGGCTATTATGGAAGTGTAGAAACAGGTTGGCTAGAAGTTATTACTGGGGTAATGTTTTCAGGTAAAAGTAGTGAATTGATTAGAAGGGTTGAACGAGCTATGATTGCTGAACAGGATATTTTAGTTTTTAAACCAAGTATTGATAATCGTTATAGTGATACTGAGGTTACTACTCATACTGGAAATAAAATAACAGCAGAAATTGTAGATAATGTAAGTGATATTAATCATAAAATTAAAGAAAAAAAAGAAACAGATACTATAGATGTGGTAGCTATCGATGAGGGACAGTTTTTTTCTGAAGAATTGGTTCCTTTAGCAGATGAGCTAGCGCAGCAGGGGTTAAGGGTGATTATTGCTGGATTAGATACTGATTTTGCAGGACGAGGTTTCAAACCTATCCCAGAATTAATGGCTCGAGCTGAATATGTTACTAAGTTACATGCTGTCTGTGTTAAGTGTGCTAACCCTGCTACTAGAAACCAGAGATTAATTGCTGGTCAACCAGCTAGTATTGATGATCCAGTGGTAGTAGTAGGAGCGGGTTCTACTACGGAGTGGGATGATAATCCCCGTAGAGATGAAGAGTATGAAGCTCGTTGTCGTCGTTGTCACGAGGTGAAGAAATAA